In Amycolatopsis methanolica 239, a single genomic region encodes these proteins:
- a CDS encoding ATP-dependent helicase, which produces MTEIASPAEVAHALGLHPPTPEQAAVIAAPIEPALVVAGAGAGKTETMAARVVWLVANGFVTPERVLGLTFTRKAARQLADRVRARLRRLAGSGLLDRLDPGGARRAAVVAGEPTVLTYHAYAGRLLAEHGLRLPVQPGVRLLSETSSWQLAHRVVSTWDEDLDTDRVPASVTAQLLALTGELGEHLVTEEQLAEYTRWLCDLIERAPRAKGQRAAMPKSLTDIVAAQKFRLSLIPLIEEYQRRKRAEGALDFADQMSLAATLADNHPAVAEGERARYGAVLLDEYQDTGHAQRILLRALFGGVENEPLPVTAVGDPAQAIYGWRGASAANLPRFTTDFPRPGRQPAREYGLLTSFRNPAEVLVLANGIAEPLRQRGLGVERLRARDGAPPADIEVALLPDIRTEREWVADALAQRWFAHQAEHGAPPTAAVLVRRRADMAPIAAELRARGLPVEVVGLGGLLDEPEVADLVATLRVLADPLAGTAAARLLTGARWRLAAADLAALWRRANEISAPPPTEESKVDDLFAERAEQTGLIDALDDPGDPKRYSPEGYRRIRELGHELAALRRRLDQSLPELVADVERTMLLDVEAQARPGSARRAHLDAFADVVTDFAETSPTATLMSFVDYLATAAHAEDGLTPGEVEVVPDRVQVLTVHSAKGLEWEVVAVPHLAREVFPNKRRSSSWLRTVTSLPAALRGDSEDLPKLRVSDGMDRKEVIEAFEIHEQDFAEREAEEERRLCYVALTRSERALIVSGHWWNETSARPKGPSDFLVEVGELAKEGVGKVAVWADEPPADEENPLVSQARSAQWPSDPLTGRRDAVHEGADLVRTALAEGEVEETDEDDPDGWIADTDVLLAEFAKRSGTAEQVALPDHLSVSQLVELAADPAGLARRLRRPLPVPPNTFARRGTAFHGWLERRFAGDRLFDLDELPGAADPDEAGDDELEALQEAFDRSAWAARTPHEVEVPFSTEVDGVTVRGRMDAVFADPDGGWTVVDWKTGAVPEEGRMASLAVQLAAYRLAWASLSGTPLEKVRAAFHYVREDHTLRPVDLLDADGLRDLLRSVPQP; this is translated from the coding sequence ATGACCGAAATCGCCTCCCCGGCCGAGGTCGCCCACGCGCTCGGCCTCCACCCGCCCACCCCCGAGCAGGCGGCGGTCATCGCGGCGCCCATCGAGCCCGCGCTCGTCGTCGCGGGGGCCGGAGCCGGCAAGACCGAGACCATGGCCGCGCGAGTCGTCTGGCTCGTCGCCAATGGGTTCGTCACCCCGGAGCGCGTCCTGGGCCTCACGTTCACCCGCAAGGCCGCCCGCCAGCTCGCCGACCGTGTCCGCGCCCGCCTGCGCCGCCTCGCCGGCTCGGGCCTCCTCGACCGCCTCGACCCGGGCGGCGCGCGCCGGGCCGCGGTCGTCGCCGGGGAACCGACCGTCCTCACCTACCACGCCTACGCCGGCCGCCTCCTCGCCGAGCATGGCCTCCGCCTGCCCGTCCAGCCCGGCGTCCGGCTGCTGTCCGAAACCAGCTCCTGGCAGCTCGCCCACCGCGTGGTCTCCACCTGGGACGAGGACCTGGACACCGACCGCGTCCCGGCCTCGGTCACCGCGCAACTACTCGCCCTCACCGGCGAACTCGGCGAACACCTGGTCACCGAAGAACAACTCGCCGAGTACACCCGCTGGCTCTGCGACCTCATCGAACGAGCCCCGCGCGCCAAGGGGCAGCGCGCCGCCATGCCGAAGTCGCTCACCGACATCGTCGCCGCGCAGAAGTTCCGCCTCTCGCTCATCCCGCTGATCGAGGAGTACCAGCGCCGCAAACGGGCCGAGGGCGCGCTCGACTTCGCCGACCAGATGTCACTGGCCGCGACGCTCGCCGACAACCACCCGGCGGTCGCCGAGGGCGAACGCGCCCGCTACGGCGCCGTCCTCCTCGACGAGTACCAGGACACCGGTCACGCGCAGCGAATCCTGCTGCGCGCCCTGTTCGGCGGCGTCGAGAACGAACCACTGCCGGTCACCGCGGTCGGCGACCCCGCGCAGGCCATCTACGGCTGGCGCGGTGCCAGCGCGGCCAACCTGCCCCGCTTCACCACCGACTTCCCGCGCCCCGGCCGGCAACCCGCCCGTGAGTACGGCCTGCTCACCAGCTTCCGCAACCCGGCCGAAGTCCTCGTCCTCGCCAACGGCATCGCCGAACCGCTGCGGCAGCGCGGCCTCGGCGTGGAACGGCTCCGCGCCCGCGACGGCGCGCCGCCCGCCGACATCGAAGTCGCTCTGCTGCCGGACATCCGGACCGAACGCGAGTGGGTCGCCGACGCCCTGGCGCAGAGGTGGTTCGCCCACCAGGCCGAGCACGGCGCCCCGCCCACCGCCGCCGTCCTCGTCCGCCGCCGCGCCGACATGGCCCCGATCGCGGCCGAGCTGCGGGCCCGTGGCCTCCCGGTTGAGGTCGTCGGTCTCGGCGGGCTCCTCGACGAACCCGAGGTGGCCGACCTCGTCGCCACCCTGCGCGTCCTCGCCGACCCGCTGGCTGGCACCGCCGCCGCCCGCCTGCTCACCGGCGCCCGCTGGCGGCTCGCGGCCGCCGACCTGGCCGCGTTGTGGCGCCGCGCCAATGAGATCTCCGCACCCCCGCCCACCGAAGAGTCCAAGGTGGACGACCTGTTCGCCGAACGCGCCGAGCAGACCGGCCTGATCGACGCGCTGGACGATCCGGGCGACCCCAAGCGCTACTCCCCGGAGGGCTACCGCCGGATCCGGGAACTGGGACACGAACTCGCCGCGCTGCGCCGTCGGCTGGACCAGTCGCTGCCCGAGCTGGTCGCCGACGTGGAACGGACCATGCTGCTGGACGTCGAAGCGCAGGCCCGCCCCGGCAGCGCCCGCCGCGCGCACCTGGACGCGTTCGCCGACGTGGTCACCGACTTCGCGGAGACCTCGCCCACCGCCACCCTGATGTCCTTCGTGGACTACCTCGCCACCGCCGCGCACGCCGAGGACGGCCTCACTCCGGGCGAGGTCGAGGTGGTGCCGGACCGGGTGCAGGTGCTGACCGTCCACTCCGCGAAGGGCCTGGAGTGGGAGGTCGTCGCCGTGCCGCACCTGGCGCGCGAGGTCTTCCCGAACAAGCGCCGGTCCTCGTCGTGGCTGCGCACGGTCACGTCGCTGCCCGCCGCGCTGCGCGGTGACTCCGAGGACCTGCCGAAGCTGCGCGTGTCCGACGGGATGGATCGCAAGGAGGTCATCGAGGCCTTCGAGATCCACGAGCAGGACTTCGCCGAGCGCGAGGCGGAGGAGGAACGCCGCCTCTGCTACGTCGCGCTGACCCGCTCCGAGCGCGCGCTCATCGTCTCCGGGCACTGGTGGAACGAAACCAGCGCCCGTCCCAAGGGGCCGTCGGACTTCCTGGTCGAGGTCGGCGAACTGGCGAAGGAGGGCGTCGGCAAGGTCGCCGTCTGGGCCGATGAGCCGCCTGCCGACGAGGAGAACCCGCTGGTCAGCCAGGCCCGGTCGGCGCAGTGGCCGTCCGACCCGCTGACCGGCCGCCGCGACGCCGTGCACGAGGGCGCCGACCTGGTGCGCACCGCGCTGGCCGAGGGCGAGGTCGAGGAAACAGACGAGGACGACCCGGACGGCTGGATCGCCGACACCGACGTGCTGCTCGCCGAGTTCGCCAAGCGCAGCGGCACGGCCGAGCAGGTCGCCCTGCCGGACCACCTGTCGGTGAGCCAGCTCGTCGAGCTCGCCGCGGACCCGGCCGGGCTGGCCCGCCGCCTGCGCCGCCCGTTGCCGGTGCCGCCCAACACGTTCGCCCGCCGCGGCACCGCGTTCCACGGCTGGCTGGAGCGCCGCTTCGCCGGCGACCGCCTGTTCGACCTCGACGAACTGCCCGGAGCCGCCGACCCCGACGAGGCCGGCGACGACGAACTCGAAGCGCTGCAGGAGGCCTTCGACCGCAGCGCATGGGCCGCGCGCACCCCGCACGAGGTGGAGGTGCCGTTCTCCACCGAGGTCGACGGCGTGACCGTGCGCGGGCGCATGGACGCCGTGTTCGCCGACCCGGACGGCGGCTGGACCGTCGTGGACTGGAAGACCGGCGCGGTGCCCGAGGAGGGCCGGATGGCTTCGCTCGCCGTGCAGCTGGCGGCGTACCGTCTGGCTTGGGCGTCGCTGTCCGGAACGCCGTTGGAGAAGGTGCGCGCCGCCTTCCACTACGTGCGCGAAGACCACACGCTGCGCCCGGTGGACCTGCTCGACGCCGACGGTCTGCGCGACCTCCTGCGCAGTGTGCCGCAGCCCTAG
- a CDS encoding potassium channel family protein has protein sequence MIAYDPRVRVADEPDHSLVGVVRMPEPALSPIRSIGRRILGALLALVAAVFIVYLGRDGYRDVNEDGLSLLDAFYYATVSLSTTGYGDITPVTNSARLINVLVITPLRVLFLIVLVGTTLEVLTERSRQAFRIQKWRTKVRDHVVVVGFGTKGRAAVKTLLGDEAIEPNKIVVVDTDQQALDAAAALGLVTVHGSATRSDVLRVAAVQRARAVVVAADRDDSAVLATLTARELAPKAHIVVSVREAENVHLLKQSGANQVVVSSETAGRLLGMATSTPVVVDMFEDLLTPESGLAIAERPAEKSEEGGSPRHLPDIVLGVVRDGQLYRVDAAAVDAIEPGDRLLYVKKVTPADRVE, from the coding sequence ATGATCGCTTACGATCCGCGGGTGCGTGTCGCGGACGAACCGGACCACTCGCTCGTCGGCGTCGTCCGGATGCCGGAGCCGGCCCTCAGCCCGATCCGGTCCATCGGCAGACGGATCCTCGGTGCACTGCTGGCGCTTGTCGCCGCGGTGTTCATCGTCTACCTGGGGCGGGACGGCTACCGGGACGTCAACGAGGACGGCCTGTCGCTGCTCGACGCGTTCTACTACGCCACGGTGTCGCTGTCGACCACTGGCTACGGTGACATCACCCCGGTCACCAACTCGGCGCGGCTGATCAACGTGCTGGTGATCACGCCGCTGCGGGTGCTGTTCCTCATCGTCCTGGTCGGCACGACGCTCGAGGTGCTGACCGAGCGGTCGCGGCAGGCGTTCCGGATCCAGAAGTGGAGGACCAAGGTGCGGGACCACGTGGTGGTCGTCGGGTTCGGGACCAAGGGCCGGGCCGCGGTCAAGACCCTGCTCGGGGATGAGGCGATCGAGCCCAACAAGATCGTCGTGGTGGACACCGACCAGCAGGCGCTGGACGCGGCTGCCGCGCTCGGCCTGGTCACCGTGCACGGGTCGGCCACCCGGTCGGACGTGCTGCGGGTGGCGGCCGTGCAGCGGGCGCGCGCCGTCGTCGTCGCCGCGGACCGGGACGACTCGGCGGTGCTGGCCACCCTCACCGCGCGGGAGCTGGCCCCCAAGGCGCACATCGTGGTCTCGGTGCGCGAGGCGGAGAACGTCCACCTGCTCAAGCAGTCCGGCGCCAACCAGGTTGTGGTGTCCAGCGAGACCGCGGGACGGCTGCTCGGCATGGCGACGTCCACGCCGGTCGTGGTGGACATGTTCGAGGACCTGCTGACGCCCGAGTCGGGGCTGGCGATCGCCGAGCGCCCCGCGGAGAAGTCCGAGGAGGGCGGCTCGCCGCGGCACCTGCCGGACATCGTGCTCGGCGTGGTGCGCGACGGGCAGCTGTACCGCGTGGACGCGGCCGCCGTGGACGCCATCGAACCCGGCGACCGGTTGCTCTACGTGAAGAAAGTGACCCCGGCCGACCGGGTTGAGTGA
- a CDS encoding neutral zinc metallopeptidase: protein MLSAVVVLLAGLVVFIAVGNRTDPSSPTVATPTTTAVSGGNAAGAATSSVDGEKILELANHPILRNPDDGLQNFACELPEWHSDQASAEAFFTAADQCLNEAWGQFLERYNLPFTPPNLHFPTGTHFTTACGTIAVSVATAAYYCDDNLYVPFRGLQTDQYGDNPGVYLALFAHEYGHHVQEVAGIMDAVWQQIYAVGQNTPAGLELSRRKELQAQCFSGMFLGAVVDRGGSVTRDMYAKAWRDQDTRGDNTSGSADHGTNAHYAQWWRTGAQFNRIAKCNTFAAPASEVS from the coding sequence GTGCTGAGCGCGGTCGTGGTGCTGCTGGCCGGGCTGGTGGTGTTCATCGCGGTCGGCAACAGGACGGACCCGTCATCGCCGACCGTGGCCACGCCGACGACCACCGCGGTGAGCGGCGGCAACGCGGCGGGCGCGGCGACCAGCTCGGTGGACGGCGAGAAGATCCTGGAGCTGGCGAACCACCCGATCCTGCGCAACCCGGACGACGGCCTGCAGAACTTCGCCTGCGAGCTGCCCGAGTGGCACAGCGACCAGGCCTCCGCCGAGGCCTTCTTCACCGCCGCCGACCAGTGCCTCAACGAGGCGTGGGGCCAGTTCCTGGAGCGCTACAACCTGCCGTTCACCCCGCCGAACCTGCACTTCCCGACCGGCACCCACTTCACCACGGCGTGCGGCACGATCGCGGTGAGCGTGGCGACGGCGGCCTACTACTGCGACGACAACCTGTACGTGCCGTTCCGCGGGCTGCAGACCGACCAGTACGGCGACAACCCGGGCGTTTACCTGGCGCTGTTCGCGCACGAGTACGGCCACCACGTGCAGGAGGTCGCCGGGATCATGGACGCGGTGTGGCAGCAGATCTACGCGGTCGGGCAGAACACCCCGGCCGGGCTGGAGCTGTCGCGGCGCAAGGAACTGCAGGCGCAGTGCTTCTCCGGGATGTTCCTGGGCGCTGTGGTCGACCGGGGCGGCTCGGTGACGCGCGACATGTACGCCAAGGCCTGGCGGGACCAGGACACCCGCGGCGACAACACCTCCGGCAGCGCCGACCACGGCACCAACGCGCACTACGCGCAGTGGTGGCGGACGGGCGCGCAGTTCAACCGGATCGCGAAGTGCAACACGTTCGCGGCACCGGCGTCCGAGGTGAGCTGA
- a CDS encoding glycerophosphoryl diester phosphodiesterase membrane domain-containing protein, whose protein sequence is MSDTGGWTGPDPKDRPDDSTPPAGNQMPPAPPPPDAPYQQQGWGPRPGYGKPGVIPLRPLTVGEILDGAITTMRRHPALVFGSSAVVAVIGAVLQLLASRYLLPDVQTLQNLGPAATDQQIQDAALDVLGDTALITGVAVIITVLTQTFLSGFLTVVIGKAVLGKPVTFAEAMAEAKPRFLPLLGATIVYVLLVAAGSVLCLIPGIWLYTLFGLTTPALVLERAKVGQALSRSRQLVSGSWWRCFGILLLAGVIATVLQYLVDIPFSLSAGGTDVLTGEAVPAGWGALLLVAVGQVIAQTIVQPFVANTTALLYIDQRMRKEGMDLQLARAAGTA, encoded by the coding sequence ATGAGCGACACCGGAGGCTGGACCGGCCCCGATCCGAAGGACCGGCCGGACGACTCGACGCCTCCCGCCGGCAACCAGATGCCGCCCGCGCCGCCCCCGCCCGACGCGCCCTACCAGCAGCAGGGCTGGGGTCCGCGGCCCGGTTACGGCAAGCCCGGCGTGATCCCGCTGCGCCCGCTGACGGTCGGCGAGATCCTCGACGGCGCCATCACGACCATGCGCCGCCACCCGGCGCTGGTGTTCGGGTCGTCTGCGGTCGTCGCGGTGATCGGCGCGGTGCTGCAGCTGCTGGCCAGCCGCTACCTGCTGCCGGACGTCCAGACGCTGCAGAACCTCGGCCCGGCCGCCACCGACCAGCAGATCCAGGACGCGGCGCTGGACGTGCTCGGCGACACGGCGCTGATCACCGGTGTCGCAGTGATCATCACCGTGCTCACCCAGACCTTCCTGTCCGGGTTCCTGACCGTGGTGATCGGCAAGGCGGTGCTGGGCAAGCCGGTGACCTTCGCGGAGGCGATGGCCGAGGCGAAGCCCCGGTTCCTGCCGCTGCTCGGCGCCACGATCGTCTACGTCCTGCTGGTCGCGGCCGGTTCAGTGCTGTGCCTGATCCCGGGCATCTGGCTCTACACGCTGTTCGGCCTCACCACGCCCGCACTGGTGCTGGAGCGCGCGAAGGTCGGGCAGGCGCTGTCCCGGTCCCGGCAGCTGGTGTCCGGCTCGTGGTGGCGGTGCTTCGGCATCTTGCTGCTGGCCGGCGTGATCGCGACCGTGCTGCAGTACCTCGTGGACATCCCGTTCAGCCTGAGCGCCGGCGGCACCGACGTGCTGACCGGTGAGGCCGTCCCGGCCGGGTGGGGCGCCCTGCTGCTCGTCGCGGTGGGACAGGTGATCGCGCAGACGATCGTGCAGCCGTTCGTCGCGAACACCACCGCCCTGCTCTACATCGACCAGCGCATGCGCAAGGAGGGCATGGACCTCCAGCTGGCGCGGGCGGCGGGCACCGCTTGA
- a CDS encoding DUF4129 domain-containing protein yields MIPGLLAGVPVVVDADDARRAAEAELSDPAYALAQPSWFDRAIGWLAERIADLFNGAAGLVPGGGFGVLVLIAVLVLVIVVVRLRVGPLARSARRPAAVFADRSRTAQDYRDAAERAFAAGELDVAVRDRFRAVVRTLEERGVLDERAGRTADEAAREAGGPLPSARDALRQGAELFDAVHYGGRPATAEGYQHLAELDELVRRTRPEVPA; encoded by the coding sequence TTGATCCCGGGCCTGCTCGCCGGCGTCCCGGTCGTCGTCGACGCCGACGACGCGCGCCGCGCCGCCGAGGCCGAGCTGTCCGACCCCGCCTACGCCCTGGCGCAGCCGAGCTGGTTCGACCGCGCGATCGGCTGGCTCGCCGAACGCATCGCCGACCTGTTCAACGGCGCGGCGGGCCTGGTGCCCGGCGGCGGCTTCGGCGTGCTCGTGCTGATCGCGGTGCTGGTGCTGGTGATCGTGGTGGTGCGGCTGCGGGTCGGGCCGCTCGCGCGGTCCGCGCGCAGGCCCGCCGCGGTCTTCGCGGACCGTTCGCGGACCGCGCAGGACTACCGCGACGCGGCCGAGCGGGCGTTCGCGGCCGGCGAGCTGGACGTGGCGGTCCGCGACCGCTTCCGCGCCGTGGTCCGGACGCTGGAGGAGCGCGGCGTGCTGGACGAACGCGCCGGTCGCACGGCCGACGAGGCGGCTCGCGAGGCCGGTGGCCCGCTGCCGTCCGCCCGCGACGCGTTGCGGCAGGGCGCGGAGCTGTTCGACGCCGTGCACTACGGCGGCCGCCCGGCCACCGCCGAGGGCTACCAGCACTTGGCCGAGCTCGACGAGCTGGTCCGGCGGACCCGTCCCGAGGTGCCTGCGTGA
- a CDS encoding DUF4350 domain-containing protein — translation MTSVSPDSRRIWRAARAPLVIAVIVLIGAVVVLLTSAGEQRGSLDPESAAPGGSRALARLLEREGVRIVPARTYAEAEAALQGDATLLVTGPGLVEPSRLTALRSRATDAVLVGPDDPVLDILAPGVVVSGEVDPAAREPGCTVAGAVAAGNAVLGGFTYEAHGRARGCYDGTLLQLPGDHGTTTILGGGAPMTNDRLDEAGDAALTMRLLGRHATLVWYVPTPGDTGAGNAARSFTDLIPRPWLFGAVQLGVAAVLFALSRARRLGPVVSERLPVVVRAAETTEGRARLYRRAGAAGHAAATLRQAAIDRVRPLLGLGAGAEPAAVVAAVAARTGRPAAAVGELLYGPAPADDAGLVRLADELDRIEREIS, via the coding sequence GTGACCAGTGTGTCTCCCGACTCCCGCCGGATCTGGCGGGCGGCTCGTGCGCCCCTGGTGATCGCGGTGATCGTGCTCATCGGCGCGGTGGTCGTGCTGCTGACCTCGGCAGGCGAGCAGCGCGGGTCGCTCGACCCGGAGTCGGCCGCCCCCGGCGGCTCGCGCGCGCTGGCGCGGCTGCTCGAACGGGAGGGGGTGCGGATCGTCCCGGCGCGGACCTACGCCGAAGCCGAAGCGGCGCTGCAGGGCGACGCCACCCTGCTCGTGACCGGTCCCGGACTCGTCGAACCGAGCCGGCTCACCGCGCTGCGATCGCGCGCCACGGACGCGGTGCTGGTCGGCCCCGACGATCCGGTGCTCGACATCCTCGCGCCCGGCGTGGTCGTCAGCGGTGAGGTCGATCCCGCCGCGCGGGAGCCGGGGTGCACGGTGGCCGGCGCGGTCGCCGCGGGCAACGCGGTGCTGGGCGGCTTCACCTACGAGGCGCACGGCCGCGCGCGTGGCTGCTACGACGGCACGCTGCTGCAGCTGCCCGGCGACCACGGCACCACGACCATCCTGGGCGGCGGCGCGCCGATGACCAACGACCGGCTCGACGAGGCCGGCGACGCGGCGCTGACCATGCGCCTGCTCGGCCGCCACGCGACGCTGGTCTGGTACGTGCCGACGCCGGGGGACACCGGCGCCGGGAACGCGGCGCGGTCGTTCACCGACCTCATCCCGCGCCCGTGGCTGTTCGGCGCGGTCCAGCTCGGCGTGGCCGCGGTGCTGTTCGCGCTGTCGCGGGCCCGGCGGCTCGGGCCGGTCGTATCGGAACGGCTGCCGGTCGTCGTCCGCGCCGCCGAAACCACCGAGGGCCGCGCCCGGCTCTACCGCCGCGCCGGGGCGGCCGGACACGCCGCGGCTACGCTGCGGCAGGCGGCGATCGACCGCGTGCGGCCGCTGCTCGGCCTCGGTGCGGGCGCGGAACCGGCGGCCGTCGTCGCCGCGGTCGCGGCCCGCACGGGACGGCCCGCCGCGGCCGTCGGGGAGCTTCTGTACGGTCCGGCGCCGGCGGACGACGCCGGTCTGGTCCGCCTCGCCGACGAGCTGGACCGCATCGAGAGGGAGATCAGTTGA
- a CDS encoding AAA family ATPase, translating into MTSTDTTSDARNALVALRAEVGKAVVGNDAAVTGLMIALLCRGHVLVEGVPGVAKTLLVRALATALDLDTTRIQFTPDLMPGDVTGSIVYDSRSAEFSFREGPVFTNLLLADEINRTPPKTQSALLEAMEERQVSVDGRPRPLPDPFTVVATQNPVEYEGTYPLPEAQLDRFLLKLTVPLPTREDEIGVLARHAQGFDPRDLSAAGVRPVAGAAQLAVARAAVAGVTVGQEVLGYIVDLCRATRAMPSVRIGVSPRGATALLAATRAWAWLSGRGFATPDDVKALARPALRHRLDLRPEAELEGATADGVIERVLATVPVPR; encoded by the coding sequence TTGACCAGCACGGACACCACTTCGGACGCCCGGAACGCGTTGGTCGCGTTGCGCGCCGAGGTCGGGAAGGCGGTGGTCGGCAACGACGCCGCGGTCACCGGGCTCATGATCGCGCTGCTGTGCCGTGGGCACGTGCTCGTCGAGGGCGTGCCGGGGGTCGCGAAGACGCTGCTGGTCCGGGCCCTGGCCACGGCGCTGGACCTGGACACCACGCGCATCCAGTTCACGCCCGACCTGATGCCCGGCGACGTCACCGGCTCGATCGTCTACGACTCGCGCTCGGCCGAGTTCTCCTTCCGCGAGGGGCCGGTGTTCACGAACTTGCTGCTCGCCGACGAGATCAACCGCACCCCGCCGAAGACCCAGTCCGCGCTGCTGGAGGCGATGGAGGAGCGGCAGGTGTCGGTCGACGGGCGGCCGCGCCCGCTGCCGGACCCGTTCACCGTCGTCGCGACGCAGAACCCGGTCGAGTACGAGGGCACCTACCCGCTGCCGGAAGCGCAGCTGGACCGGTTCCTGCTCAAGCTCACCGTGCCGCTGCCGACGCGCGAGGACGAGATCGGCGTGCTGGCCCGGCACGCGCAGGGGTTCGACCCGCGTGACCTGTCCGCCGCCGGGGTGCGGCCGGTCGCCGGGGCGGCGCAGCTCGCCGTCGCGCGCGCCGCGGTGGCCGGGGTGACGGTCGGGCAGGAGGTGCTCGGCTACATCGTCGACCTGTGCCGGGCGACGCGCGCGATGCCCTCGGTACGGATCGGGGTGTCCCCGCGTGGCGCCACGGCGCTGCTCGCCGCGACGCGGGCGTGGGCCTGGCTGTCCGGCCGCGGGTTCGCGACACCGGACGACGTGAAGGCGCTGGCGCGGCCCGCGTTGCGGCACCGGCTGGACCTGCGGCCGGAGGCCGAGCTGGAGGGCGCGACCGCGGACGGCGTGATCGAGCGCGTGCTGGCCACCGTCCCCGTCCCGCGCTGA
- a CDS encoding DUF58 domain-containing protein, with protein MAITGRAGLLALVGIVVVALGVPSWTGVLAVLGGLAVLVAVDLLLAASVRGLVFARSGATSARLGEPVEVTLSVTNPGSRPLRGLLRDAWPPSAGVEQDRFRVAVPPGERRSVVVRMTPVRRGDRSSARVTVRALGPLGLAGRQGSHRVPGSVRVLPPFRSRRHLPARLARLQQLDGRQAALVRGEGTEFDSLREYVTGDDVRSIDWRASARAADVMVRTWRPERDRRLLLVLDTGRTSAGRVGDAPRLDAAMDAALLLAVLASRAGDRVDFLAYDRQVRADVRGLAAGELLPGLVNAMAPLEASLVETDSRGMVAEVLRRVRRRSLVVLLTGLDAAPLEEGLLPVLPSVVGRHQLLVAGVADPGVAAMARARGDAEAVYEAAAAERTLAERRHVTGLLAQRGVEVVDAVPDELAPALADRYLALKAAGRL; from the coding sequence ATGGCGATCACCGGCCGGGCCGGCCTGCTGGCGCTCGTGGGCATCGTCGTGGTGGCGCTCGGGGTGCCGTCGTGGACCGGTGTGCTCGCGGTGCTCGGCGGGCTCGCGGTGCTGGTGGCCGTGGACCTGCTGCTCGCGGCGTCCGTGCGCGGGCTGGTGTTCGCGCGGTCCGGTGCGACGTCGGCGCGGCTCGGGGAGCCGGTCGAGGTGACGTTGTCGGTGACCAACCCCGGTTCCCGTCCGCTGCGCGGCTTGCTGCGGGACGCGTGGCCGCCGAGCGCGGGTGTGGAGCAGGACCGGTTCCGGGTCGCGGTGCCGCCGGGGGAGCGGCGGTCGGTCGTGGTGCGGATGACGCCCGTGCGGCGCGGCGACCGGTCCTCGGCGCGGGTGACCGTGCGTGCGCTGGGGCCGCTCGGGCTGGCCGGGCGGCAGGGTTCGCACCGGGTGCCGGGCAGTGTCCGGGTGCTGCCGCCGTTCCGCAGCCGCAGGCACCTGCCGGCGCGGCTGGCGCGGCTGCAGCAGCTCGACGGGCGGCAGGCGGCGCTGGTGCGCGGCGAGGGGACGGAGTTCGACTCGCTGCGGGAGTACGTGACCGGCGACGACGTGCGGTCGATCGACTGGCGCGCGTCGGCCCGGGCGGCGGACGTCATGGTGCGGACGTGGCGTCCCGAACGGGACCGGCGGCTGCTGCTGGTGCTGGACACCGGGCGGACGTCGGCGGGCCGGGTCGGGGACGCACCACGACTGGATGCGGCGATGGACGCCGCGTTGCTGCTGGCGGTGCTGGCTTCGCGGGCAGGGGACCGGGTGGACTTTCTCGCCTACGACCGGCAGGTGCGGGCTGACGTGCGCGGGCTCGCGGCCGGGGAGTTGCTGCCGGGCCTGGTGAACGCGATGGCGCCGCTCGAGGCGAGCCTCGTGGAGACCGACTCGCGCGGCATGGTGGCCGAGGTGCTGCGCCGCGTCCGGCGGCGGTCGCTGGTGGTGCTGCTGACCGGGCTGGACGCCGCGCCGCTGGAGGAGGGCCTGTTGCCGGTGCTGCCGTCCGTGGTGGGGCGGCACCAGTTGCTGGTGGCCGGCGTGGCGGACCCCGGGGTCGCGGCGATGGCCCGCGCCCGCGGTGACGCGGAAGCGGTCTACGAGGCGGCGGCCGCCGAACGGACTCTCGCGGAGCGCCGCCACGTGACCGGTTTGCTGGCGCAGCGCGGGGTCGAGGTAGTCGACGCGGTGCCGGACGAGCTGGCGCCGGCGCTGGCGGACCGGTACCTGGCGTTGAAGGCCGCCGGCCGGTTGTGA
- a CDS encoding ribbon-helix-helix protein, CopG family yields the protein MRLELSDDTYAQVTALAEAAGQSVGEWVRAAVEREAYRQLCEQQARWNAEHPEQVRAAADDWRARGSSAA from the coding sequence ATGCGGCTGGAGCTTTCCGATGACACGTACGCGCAGGTGACGGCCCTCGCCGAGGCGGCGGGGCAGTCCGTGGGCGAGTGGGTCCGGGCTGCCGTGGAGCGCGAGGCGTACCGGCAGCTGTGCGAGCAGCAGGCGCGGTGGAACGCCGAGCACCCCGAGCAGGTGCGCGCCGCCGCGGACGACTGGCGTGCCCGTGGCTCTTCGGCCGCGTAG